The following coding sequences lie in one Fuerstiella sp. genomic window:
- a CDS encoding carbon-nitrogen hydrolase family protein has product MTTLRIGLAQTRQTSDFDQNSETILRFLDEAARESVQIVCFPETQTVGYRVDIAETRAPCPVAKLNELHEEVARRCARAHMACILGTETPVAGQPDARPYNSALVISEQGQVLGVHHKTKLTPLDAVAYSSGNTMQTFELCNVCVGVVICFEGFRFAETTAECVRQGARLVFHPQNNTTRPNAWKIPLHHSMITTRAAENTIWFASCNACLDPHQNCRSMVVAPDGQVHAESELRQEQLLVTEIDLSLATQAMFHFDMEDCAPLLFSDTVDPDEYASIPDDAGTS; this is encoded by the coding sequence GTGACCACATTAAGAATCGGGCTGGCTCAGACCCGACAGACGTCCGATTTTGATCAAAATTCCGAGACGATTCTGCGATTCCTGGACGAAGCGGCTCGTGAGAGTGTGCAGATCGTTTGTTTCCCGGAAACACAGACGGTTGGCTATCGTGTTGATATTGCCGAAACCCGTGCACCGTGTCCCGTCGCGAAGTTGAATGAACTGCACGAAGAAGTGGCGCGGCGTTGCGCCCGCGCACACATGGCCTGCATTTTGGGAACGGAGACTCCTGTTGCCGGTCAGCCAGATGCCAGACCGTACAATTCAGCGCTGGTGATCAGTGAGCAGGGTCAAGTATTGGGTGTTCACCACAAGACGAAGCTGACACCCCTCGATGCCGTAGCGTACTCATCCGGGAACACGATGCAGACGTTTGAACTGTGCAACGTGTGTGTGGGCGTGGTGATTTGCTTTGAGGGATTCCGTTTTGCGGAAACAACGGCCGAATGCGTCCGTCAGGGAGCACGCCTTGTCTTTCACCCACAGAATAACACCACGCGTCCCAATGCCTGGAAGATTCCCCTTCATCATTCCATGATCACGACCCGAGCGGCCGAAAACACGATTTGGTTTGCATCGTGCAACGCGTGCCTGGATCCGCATCAGAACTGTCGTTCAATGGTCGTTGCTCCCGATGGTCAGGTGCATGCTGAATCTGAACTCCGGCAGGAACAACTACTCGTGACTGAAATTGATCTCAGTCTGGCGACACAGGCGATGTTCCACTTCGACATGGAAGACTGTGCCCCGTTGCTGTTTTCAGACACCGTGGATCCTGACGAATATGCGTCAATACCGGACGATGCCGGAACCAGTTAA
- a CDS encoding DUF6268 family outer membrane beta-barrel protein translates to MNTRFVETSVDLGIPLGSFQNILGVTPSFRADVFDVAPTLDVPAELFETGLSFFYRRPIHNQLSAMAILRPSIRSDFTTSDQAFRVFGLGLLNWDYQPELLSLSFGAVYLDRADLPLLPAVGLTWTPKPTVKLDLRFPESKLAWRLDKNGSRYETWSYLTAGIGGNTWAVTRNSGLTDELSLRDIRVIFGIDHVTDGGGGWFAECGYAFNRRIEYEVTATEIRLSDGVLLQAGWRY, encoded by the coding sequence TTGAACACACGTTTTGTTGAAACATCTGTTGATTTGGGCATCCCACTCGGTAGTTTCCAAAATATTCTCGGAGTCACTCCTTCCTTTCGAGCTGATGTTTTTGACGTGGCACCAACGCTGGACGTTCCCGCTGAACTGTTTGAAACCGGGTTGAGTTTTTTCTACCGCAGGCCAATTCATAATCAGCTAAGCGCGATGGCTATCCTGCGTCCTTCAATCCGCAGTGATTTTACGACGAGTGATCAGGCGTTTCGTGTTTTTGGGCTCGGTTTACTGAACTGGGATTATCAACCGGAGCTTCTGTCACTGTCGTTTGGTGCCGTCTATCTCGACCGTGCCGATCTACCGCTGCTCCCGGCAGTCGGCCTGACATGGACTCCGAAGCCGACGGTCAAACTCGACCTTCGCTTTCCGGAATCGAAGCTTGCATGGCGACTGGACAAAAACGGCAGCCGGTATGAAACGTGGAGTTATCTCACAGCCGGTATCGGCGGTAATACCTGGGCAGTGACGCGGAACTCAGGACTCACAGACGAATTGTCTCTGCGGGATATCCGAGTGATCTTTGGAATTGATCACGTCACCGATGGCGGAGGCGGCTGGTTCGCTGAATGTGGCTATGCATTCAACCGGCGCATTGAATATGAAGTGACGGCCACAGAAATACGGCTCAGCGACGGTGTTCTGTTACAGGCGGGCTGGCGTTATTGA
- a CDS encoding DUF3604 domain-containing protein, with protein sequence MPERGESEDGDQWDEKMNGDPYSGLRPLFGDIHNHCGISYGHGSLEDALSNAREQLDFVSITGHAHWPDMPQPEERIQYLIDFHEEGFSRLKSAWPQMMETLRTRNVEGEFVIFPGFEVHFSATGDRNMLYKTLDGEILYPDDLNDLQRLLQDLRDNGKDSIAQPHHVGYRAGTRGIDWSTFDPTFAPFVELLSMHGCSENSENTRPFLHSMGPSDWESTIACGLRHGHVFGFSGSTDHHSGHPGSYGHGCTGLWAEACTREAIWDAFYARRMYALTGDRILLEFAVNDAAMGDVIPVTTRRKIAVNVAAGGAIDCVDVIRNGKLIRRLSQMDVAPVSGASDCVRTKLHLELGWGEKHRTTDWCVEFGIHSGRVLNVEPRFRGLEVVAPTERESDKGESFYCSRILEKTERAVLFETQSVGNPTNSTCTTQGMCLEVEMQRDARVFAVMNGVRAEHTLEELMLGARSGSLEHTVAPSWRFNRAPQPGELNWRCEFVDVDDSGEEGFYYVRVRQTNGQWAWSSPVFLRKF encoded by the coding sequence GTGCCCGAACGGGGCGAATCGGAAGACGGAGACCAGTGGGACGAGAAGATGAACGGTGACCCCTACAGCGGTTTGCGCCCTTTGTTTGGTGATATTCACAATCATTGCGGGATTTCCTACGGCCACGGTTCATTGGAAGACGCATTGTCCAACGCACGCGAGCAACTGGATTTCGTGTCGATCACCGGTCACGCGCACTGGCCCGATATGCCTCAGCCCGAGGAACGAATTCAGTATCTCATCGACTTTCACGAAGAAGGGTTTTCCCGTTTGAAATCGGCCTGGCCACAAATGATGGAGACGCTGCGGACCAGGAACGTGGAGGGTGAATTTGTGATTTTTCCGGGCTTCGAAGTTCACTTCAGTGCCACCGGGGATCGTAACATGCTCTACAAGACTCTGGATGGAGAAATTCTGTATCCCGACGATCTCAACGATCTGCAGCGGTTGTTACAGGACCTTCGTGACAATGGGAAAGACAGCATTGCGCAGCCACATCATGTTGGTTACCGCGCCGGTACCCGCGGGATCGACTGGAGTACGTTCGACCCGACGTTTGCCCCGTTCGTCGAGTTGTTGTCGATGCACGGCTGTTCGGAAAACAGTGAAAATACGCGTCCGTTTCTGCATTCGATGGGGCCGTCGGACTGGGAGAGTACGATCGCCTGCGGTTTGCGCCACGGACACGTATTTGGCTTTTCGGGCAGTACCGATCATCACAGTGGACATCCCGGAAGTTATGGACATGGTTGTACTGGTTTGTGGGCGGAGGCCTGTACACGGGAAGCGATCTGGGATGCGTTTTACGCGCGGCGCATGTACGCGTTGACCGGTGATCGGATACTGCTGGAATTCGCGGTCAATGACGCAGCGATGGGCGATGTGATACCTGTCACGACACGTCGGAAAATCGCGGTCAACGTTGCGGCCGGCGGCGCGATTGACTGTGTGGATGTGATCAGGAACGGCAAACTCATACGGCGGCTGTCGCAAATGGATGTCGCTCCGGTATCCGGGGCGAGCGACTGTGTGAGGACAAAACTCCACCTCGAACTTGGCTGGGGCGAGAAGCACAGAACGACCGACTGGTGTGTCGAATTTGGAATTCACTCCGGTCGTGTTTTGAACGTCGAGCCACGCTTTCGTGGTCTGGAAGTCGTGGCGCCGACGGAACGTGAATCAGACAAAGGAGAGTCATTTTATTGCTCCAGAATCCTTGAGAAAACGGAGCGGGCCGTTCTTTTCGAAACGCAGTCCGTTGGCAATCCAACGAACTCAACGTGCACGACTCAGGGGATGTGCCTGGAAGTTGAAATGCAGCGAGACGCGCGGGTATTCGCGGTGATGAACGGTGTTCGCGCCGAGCATACGCTTGAGGAACTGATGCTCGGGGCGCGATCGGGTTCACTCGAGCACACGGTCGCGCCGAGTTGGCGTTTCAATCGTGCGCCCCAGCCCGGGGAGCTGAATTGGCGCTGCGAGTTTGTCGACGTGGATGACAGCGGGGAGGAAGGGTTTTATTACGTCAGGGTGAGACAGACCAATGGACAATGGGCATGGAGCTCGCCCGTGTTTTTAAGAAAGTTCTGA
- a CDS encoding c-type cytochrome, which produces MKIFATCAWGRTLCHGLLWCWAATAWAVQDGEPDGSLPMLIQAIDRTDDPLVQAALLQGVLEGLEGRRNIPEPDAWNRLNGRLTSSSDSQVRQRALQLSQMFGDELAVQRALDRIADPATDPGRRRTALDRLLNQQNQQASRQLETLIDEPVMALDAIRGFAIVENLKAPDILLQRYSGFDVLQRRAVLDTLASRRVYARALLEAVREGQIPRDEVPSQVSRSLHGILGQEWVNVFGQNNQPIAEQREQLLKKYRQICNPEAMQQASPSRGRVVYEKTCAACHLLYGQGGKVGPDLTGSNRANLDYILLNSVDPSFDVADGYRTVVVGTVDGRVVTGVLDQEDETRLVLRTPDQPRIVIARADIEFQRTSEKSIMPDGQLDRLTDRQVVDLVKYLQTSEQVGREAEQQRNELPQKKHKISDAPFLDPQRAVAKMSIPPGFDVSVFASEPDIAEPIAFCFDHRGRIWVAENFNYRTRRKHTDDPVSRIQILEDTDSDGVFDKKQTFIDTLTFTSGIAVGMGGVFVGSPPHLTFIPDKNGDDQPDGPPQVLLDGWGMNDRHETLNSFIWGPDGWLYGCHGVFTMSKVGKPGDPDGDRQLIDGGIWRYHPTRQTFEIFARGLSNPWGFDFDDQGQGFATCCVIPHLFHVVQGGVYHKQSRPHFNPHIYDDIKTIRDHTHLSAHGGARFYLADVFPEKYRGRLFMCNIHEHAVLTDVMVPSGSSFIGQHGDDFLPTNDMAWVGFSVEIGPDGGVYILDWHDQDVCGNSVQFPDSGRVYRIMPTDAQAVNRPDLRALSDSELVDLQTDRNDWFVRQARTELQYRASEGTLDRSRVHAKLKQLLKTETGSAKQLRALWALHVSGGTEQAYLTGLLNHSNEHVRAWSIQLLGDASSMNAFLPLSPSAGDSPVIFPQSVRNRFALLARIDPSPVVRLYLASAVQRMPFKHRWPILEGLLTHGEDADDNNLPRMYWFALEPMVPNFAPQAIDLVTSGSIPTLNRFVARRLITGDGSLDEIEYSKTADRYKRTLQKVAKGFNVRSVGELGVVFHREFRNRTAVQTHPQDRHIPCQLKRRVEIPKEKRTTLNLCVSHHPHGDWQLRVLADDQLIADTMVGRRTVAGNEWLDVEVDLTRFAGQSVSLVIENRANNWRNEWAYWNRVEIVSE; this is translated from the coding sequence ATGAAAATTTTTGCGACCTGCGCGTGGGGTCGAACGCTTTGTCATGGTCTGTTGTGGTGCTGGGCAGCGACTGCCTGGGCTGTGCAGGATGGTGAACCGGACGGCTCGTTGCCGATGCTTATACAGGCGATTGACAGGACGGACGATCCGCTGGTCCAGGCCGCTCTGCTACAGGGCGTTCTGGAAGGTCTGGAAGGCAGACGAAATATTCCTGAACCGGACGCCTGGAACCGATTGAACGGCCGTTTGACCTCAAGTTCCGATTCGCAGGTCCGACAGCGTGCGCTGCAGCTGTCTCAGATGTTTGGTGATGAACTGGCGGTTCAGCGGGCGCTGGACAGGATTGCGGATCCGGCCACTGATCCCGGTCGGCGCCGAACGGCGCTGGACCGGTTGTTGAACCAGCAAAATCAGCAAGCCTCCCGGCAATTGGAAACTTTGATCGATGAACCGGTGATGGCGCTCGACGCGATTCGTGGCTTCGCGATTGTGGAAAATCTCAAAGCGCCCGACATTTTGCTTCAACGTTATTCCGGGTTTGATGTGTTGCAACGTCGCGCCGTACTAGACACATTAGCTTCACGCAGGGTTTATGCCCGGGCATTACTGGAGGCAGTTCGGGAGGGGCAGATCCCGCGTGACGAAGTCCCGTCCCAGGTTTCTCGTTCTCTGCACGGCATTCTCGGACAGGAATGGGTCAATGTGTTCGGCCAAAACAATCAACCGATTGCCGAACAACGGGAACAGCTGCTGAAAAAATACCGCCAAATCTGCAATCCGGAAGCAATGCAACAGGCCAGTCCGTCGCGGGGTCGGGTCGTTTATGAGAAAACGTGTGCCGCCTGTCATCTGTTGTACGGCCAGGGTGGAAAAGTTGGTCCTGATCTGACCGGTTCCAATCGTGCCAATCTGGATTACATCCTGCTCAACAGTGTTGATCCGAGTTTCGACGTTGCCGACGGGTACAGAACCGTGGTGGTTGGAACGGTGGACGGTCGGGTCGTGACCGGAGTGTTGGATCAGGAAGATGAAACTCGACTTGTATTGAGAACGCCCGACCAGCCCAGGATCGTGATTGCCAGAGCCGATATCGAATTTCAGCGGACTTCTGAAAAATCAATCATGCCTGACGGGCAACTGGACCGGTTAACCGATCGGCAGGTGGTCGATCTGGTTAAATACCTGCAAACATCGGAACAGGTTGGTCGGGAAGCCGAACAACAGCGAAACGAACTGCCCCAGAAAAAACACAAAATCAGTGATGCACCCTTCCTGGATCCCCAGCGGGCGGTTGCCAAAATGTCGATCCCTCCCGGTTTCGACGTATCAGTGTTTGCCTCCGAGCCTGACATTGCGGAACCGATCGCGTTTTGTTTCGATCATCGGGGCCGAATTTGGGTGGCCGAGAATTTCAATTACCGGACTCGCCGCAAACACACTGACGATCCGGTCAGTCGTATCCAGATCCTGGAGGACACTGACAGCGATGGTGTTTTTGACAAAAAGCAGACGTTCATCGATACACTGACGTTTACCTCCGGCATCGCCGTTGGCATGGGGGGCGTTTTCGTCGGATCGCCGCCTCACCTGACATTTATTCCCGACAAAAACGGGGATGACCAGCCTGACGGCCCGCCTCAGGTACTGCTGGACGGCTGGGGAATGAATGATCGACATGAGACGCTGAACAGTTTTATCTGGGGGCCGGACGGTTGGCTTTACGGATGTCACGGTGTGTTTACGATGTCGAAAGTCGGTAAACCGGGCGACCCGGACGGCGACCGGCAATTGATTGACGGAGGAATCTGGCGTTACCATCCCACGCGGCAGACTTTTGAAATTTTTGCCCGCGGTCTTTCCAATCCCTGGGGATTTGATTTTGACGATCAGGGCCAGGGGTTTGCCACTTGTTGTGTGATTCCGCATCTATTCCACGTGGTGCAGGGAGGCGTGTATCACAAACAGAGCCGACCGCACTTCAATCCGCACATTTACGACGACATTAAAACGATCCGGGACCATACCCACCTGTCTGCGCACGGGGGGGCCCGTTTTTACCTGGCCGATGTTTTTCCGGAAAAGTATCGGGGCCGTTTGTTCATGTGTAATATCCATGAACATGCCGTACTGACCGATGTGATGGTCCCCAGTGGATCGAGCTTTATCGGACAGCATGGTGACGACTTCCTTCCCACCAACGACATGGCTTGGGTTGGGTTCAGTGTGGAGATCGGTCCGGACGGGGGTGTTTACATCCTGGACTGGCACGATCAGGACGTGTGCGGGAATTCGGTTCAATTCCCGGATTCCGGTCGTGTCTATCGAATCATGCCGACCGATGCGCAGGCGGTCAATCGGCCAGATTTGCGGGCGTTGTCTGACAGCGAGCTGGTCGATCTGCAAACGGATCGCAATGACTGGTTCGTCCGCCAGGCGCGGACCGAACTGCAGTATCGTGCGTCCGAAGGGACACTGGATCGTTCGCGTGTGCATGCAAAATTAAAACAGCTGCTAAAAACGGAAACTGGTTCTGCGAAGCAACTGCGGGCGCTGTGGGCTCTGCACGTGAGCGGAGGGACCGAACAAGCGTATTTGACCGGGCTGCTGAACCATTCCAATGAACATGTTCGGGCCTGGTCGATTCAATTACTGGGCGACGCCAGTTCCATGAATGCGTTCCTGCCTCTCTCGCCGTCTGCCGGCGATTCGCCCGTGATCTTCCCGCAGTCGGTTCGGAATCGTTTTGCATTGCTGGCCCGGATTGATCCGTCACCCGTAGTTCGCCTGTACCTCGCCTCGGCCGTTCAGCGGATGCCGTTCAAACATCGCTGGCCGATTCTGGAAGGTCTGTTGACGCATGGAGAGGATGCTGACGATAACAACCTTCCCCGCATGTACTGGTTTGCTCTGGAGCCGATGGTCCCAAACTTTGCGCCTCAAGCGATCGATCTGGTGACTTCCGGTTCGATTCCGACGCTCAACCGGTTTGTAGCCCGACGTCTGATTACGGGTGACGGAAGTTTGGACGAAATTGAGTATTCGAAGACCGCCGACCGATACAAAAGAACACTTCAAAAAGTGGCGAAGGGATTCAACGTCAGGTCGGTCGGTGAACTGGGAGTCGTGTTTCACCGCGAATTTCGAAATCGAACGGCCGTTCAGACGCACCCTCAGGATCGCCACATCCCCTGTCAGCTCAAACGTCGGGTTGAGATTCCGAAAGAGAAGCGAACCACGTTGAATCTGTGTGTGAGTCATCACCCTCACGGTGACTGGCAACTGCGGGTTCTGGCCGATGACCAGCTGATTGCCGACACCATGGTTGGCCGGCGGACGGTGGCCGGAAACGAGTGGCTGGATGTCGAAGTCGATCTCACCCGGTTTGCCGGGCAGAGCGTTTCACTGGTCATTGAGAATCGGGCCAACAACTGGCGCAATGAATGGGCGTACTGGAACCGGGTCGAAATTGTTAGCGAGTAG
- a CDS encoding Gfo/Idh/MocA family oxidoreductase: MNKIPQGAMIGLGFGAEFIPIYQAHPQVEISAICRRDEAALNKCGDRFGISRRYTSYDDVLADSEIDFVHINSPIPDHAWMSLQALDAGKHVMCTVPMATTIDECRQIVEKVQQTGLKYMMAETVVYSREFLFIKELYRKGELGKIQHLAASHPQDMDGWPSYWEEMIPMHYATHVVSPCLGLLDGLASRVSCFGSGTVRDDIAKKSGNSFAVESCHIQIKDSDVTAHIWRFLYDVARQYRESFDVYGTRQSFEWTLVENEPHVLHTAKKQEHEIPQKIEVPDFAHLLPEPIRRFTLPAEIHDADHLSFIQGGGHGGSHPHLVHEFVSALLEDRDPWPNAVTSANWTCVGLCAHESALKQGQVVPLPEFTLQTSS; encoded by the coding sequence ATGAATAAGATCCCTCAGGGGGCGATGATTGGACTGGGTTTTGGTGCTGAGTTTATCCCGATTTATCAGGCGCATCCCCAGGTCGAGATCAGCGCGATCTGTCGTCGGGACGAGGCGGCGCTGAATAAGTGTGGCGATCGATTCGGGATTTCCAGGCGGTATACCAGTTACGATGACGTGCTGGCCGACAGTGAAATTGACTTTGTGCATATCAACAGTCCGATCCCGGATCATGCCTGGATGTCGTTGCAGGCTCTGGACGCGGGCAAGCATGTGATGTGTACGGTACCGATGGCGACCACCATCGACGAATGCCGACAGATTGTCGAAAAGGTACAACAGACCGGTTTGAAATACATGATGGCCGAAACGGTCGTGTACAGCCGGGAATTCCTGTTTATCAAGGAGCTCTACCGGAAAGGGGAACTCGGAAAAATTCAGCATCTGGCAGCTTCACACCCACAGGATATGGACGGCTGGCCGAGTTACTGGGAAGAGATGATCCCGATGCACTACGCGACCCACGTGGTCAGCCCCTGTCTTGGTTTACTCGACGGGCTTGCTTCGCGGGTCAGTTGTTTTGGCAGCGGAACAGTGAGGGATGATATTGCCAAAAAATCGGGCAATTCTTTCGCGGTCGAATCGTGTCACATCCAGATCAAGGACTCCGACGTGACCGCCCATATCTGGCGATTTCTGTACGATGTTGCTCGCCAGTACCGTGAGAGTTTCGACGTGTACGGAACCAGGCAAAGTTTCGAGTGGACCCTGGTTGAAAACGAACCACACGTTCTGCATACGGCAAAAAAACAGGAACATGAGATTCCCCAAAAGATCGAAGTGCCTGACTTTGCCCACCTTTTGCCCGAACCAATCCGGCGGTTTACACTTCCCGCAGAAATCCATGATGCGGATCACCTGTCCTTTATTCAGGGCGGCGGCCACGGTGGCTCCCATCCACATTTGGTCCACGAATTTGTCAGCGCCTTACTGGAGGATCGGGATCCGTGGCCAAATGCGGTCACCAGCGCCAACTGGACCTGCGTTGGGCTTTGCGCTCATGAATCGGCTCTGAAACAGGGTCAAGTGGTTCCTCTACCGGAATTTACCCTGCAAACTTCGTCTTAA